Proteins from one Fragaria vesca subsp. vesca linkage group LG6, FraVesHawaii_1.0, whole genome shotgun sequence genomic window:
- the LOC101307415 gene encoding proline-rich receptor-like protein kinase PERK13-like, protein MGFSQDTLKEPPNVNVSHTCSSLVPDHYCHRNEFTLKTILNKMLRELGLSCFLPPPPQTRTTQNEDQKKMNLEHNKAWLLAESGGCGADLTGADPHSVHSSFRFSFCSQVELDSLNMTSSSAATVLMVNLDNGLCESKAKELKWRRFESLERSISPMANTLVRFSYAEIRAATRNFSQGRVLGRGALSCVFRGRVGILRTVVAVKRLDKEDKESSKAFCRELMISSSLHNPNVTPLLGFCIDPEEGLFLVYKYVSGGSLERHLHEKKRGVQGTSTLSWSVRHKVAIGIAEAIAYLHNGTEKCIVHRDIKPSNILLSSKKTPKLCDFGLATWTSAPSVPFLCKTVKGTFGYLAPEYFQHGKISDKTDVYAFGVVLLELITGRKPIEARRPQGEENLVLWAKPLLHKGKGAIEELLDPRLKCSSTNPNQIGRMIEAAAACITSEESRRPNIGEVVAILKGEEEPIYSKRKKSGFLGNGLVIDCYSQLQQTNSEMRSHLALAMLGVSELEDDDHLYGR, encoded by the exons ATGGGTTTTTCCCAAGACACTTTGAAAGAGCCACCCAATGTTAATGTATCACACACTTGCTCCTCTCTAGTCCCAGATCACTACTGTCACCGTAATGAGTTCACACTTAAAACCATTCTGAACAAGATGCTTAGGGAGCTTGGCCTGTCCTGCTTTCTTCCTCCACCTCCACAAACAAGAACAACCCAAAATGAAGATCAAAAGAAGATGAATTTGGAGCACAACAAGGCATGGCTGCTTGCAGAGTCAGGTGGGTGTGGAGCAGACCTGACTGGTGCTGATCCACACTCGGTTCACTCCTCTTTCAGGTTCAGCTTCTGCTCTCAAGTTGAGCTCGACTCCTTGAACATGACCTCTTCTTCTGCTGCCACTGTTCTCATGGTCAATTTGGACAATGGTTTGTGCGAGTCCAAAGCTAAAGAATTGAAATGGAGGAGATTCGAGTCGTTAGAGAGAAGCATATCCCCAATGGCCAACACTTTGGTTAGATTCAGCTATGCCGAAATTCGTGCAGCTACTCGCAATTTCTCACAAG GCAGAGTTTTGGGGAGAGGAGCTTTGAGCTGTGTGTTTAGGGGTAGAGTTGGGATTTTGAGGACAGTTGTGGCAGTTAAGCGACTGGACAAGGAAGATAAGGAGTCTTCTAAGGCGTTTTGTAGAGAGTTGATGATTTCTAGCTCTCTTCACAACCCAAATGTAACGCCTCTTCTGGGGTTCTGCATAGATCCAGAGGAGGGCTTGTTTTTGGTTTACAAGTATGTCTCTGGGGGAAGCCTAGAGCGTCACTTGCATG AGAAAAAGAGGGGAGTGCAGGGTACTTCAACACTTTCTTGGTCTGTAAGGCACAAGGTTGCAATAGGTATAGCAGAGGCCATTGCATACCTACATAATGGAACCGAAAAGTGCATTGTGCACAGAGACATCAAACCCTCAAACATTCTCCTTTCTTCAAAGAAAACACCCAAG TTATGTGATTTTGGATTAGCCACATGGACTTCAGCACCTTCGGTCCCTTTCCTTTGCAAAACGGTCAAAGGAACATTTGG TTACTTAGCTCCTGAGTATTTCCAGCATGGAAAGATATCGGATAAAACTGATGTTTATGCTTTTGGTGTCGTCTTGCTGGAGTTGATAACTGGAAGGAAGCCAATCGAAGCCAGAAGGCCTCAAGGAGAAGAAAACTTGGTCCTGTGG GCAAAACCCCTCTTGCATAAAGGTAAAGGAGCTATTGAAGAATTGCTTGATCCTCGGCTAAAATGCAGTTCGACGAATCCAAATCAAATAGGACGGATGATTGAAGCTGCAGCCGCTTGCATAACTAGTGAAGAATCTAGGAGGCCAAACATTGGTGAGGTAGTTGCAATACTTAAAGGGGAAGAAGAGCCTATTTACTCCAAGAGAAAGAAGTCTGGTTTTCTGGGAAATGGGTTGGTCATTGATTGTTATTCCCAATTACAGCAAACAAATAGTGAGATGAGGAGTCACTTAGCTTTGGCTATGCTTGGAGTTTCTGAGCTGGAGGATGATGATCACCTTTACGGGCGTTGA
- the LOC101307708 gene encoding polcalcin Nic t 2-like, whose amino-acid sequence MAEEDPKEKADRERIFKHFDTNGDGKISADELGDALKALGCVSTEEVKFMMEEIDTDRDGFISYEEYLSFALANRGLMKDIAKVF is encoded by the coding sequence ATGGCTGAAGAGGATCCCAAAGAAAAGGCCGACCGTGAGCGCATTTTCAAGCACTTCGACACCAATGGCGACGGCAAAATCTCGGCAGATGAGCTAGGGGATGCATTGAAAGCTCTCGGATGCGTTTCAACGGAAGAAGTGAAATTCATGATGGAAGAGATTGACACCGACCGTGACGGCTTCATTTCTTATGAGGAGTATTTATCTTTTGCTCTTGCCAACCGTGGTCTAATGAAGGACATTGCCAAGGTATTTTAA
- the LOC101305498 gene encoding probable fructokinase-4-like: protein MGRTLEALAPKKTEITRSCHPSGGSSRASIVLPLIHSCHILGKAFPGDVVLDTKDSSLVVCFGEMLIDFVPTTNGLSLADAPAFKKAAGGAPANVAVGIARLGGSSAFIGKVGEDEFGYMLADILKKNNVNNEGMRFDPGARTALAFVTLRSDGEREFMFYRNPSADMLLQEAELDLDLIRKAKILHYGSISLITEPCKSAHIAAAKAAKEADVVLSYDPNLRLPLWPSAKSAREGILSIWETADIIKISEEEISFLTEGEDPFDETVVRKLYHPNLNLLLVTEGPDGCRYYTKEFSGRVKGMKVDAVDTTGAGDAFVAGILSQLAVDLSLIQNEDKLRDALLFANACGASTVTGRGAIPALPTREAVLDVMLKSVA, encoded by the exons TCTCATTCACTCATGTCATATTTTAGGAAAAGCATTTCCAGGAGATGTGGTCCTAGACACAAAAGATTCCTCCCTCGTGGTTTGTTTCGGAGAGATGCTAATTGATTTTGTCCCAACCACGAATGGACTTTCACTGGCTGATGCACCTGCATTTAAAAAAGCTGCTGGAGGAGCCCCTGCAAATGTTGCAGTTGGCATAGCTCGTCTAGGTGGCTCATCAGCCTTTATTGGGAAG GTGGGGGAAGATGAATTTGGGTACATGCTTGCTGATATATTAAAGAAGAATAATGTCAACAATGAAGGGATGCGTTTTGATCCTGGTGCACGAACTGCTTTAGCATTTGTTACGTTGAGGAGTGATGGGGAACGTGAGTTCATGTTTTATCGTAATCCTAGTGCTGATATGTTGCTTCAAGAAGCTGAACTTGATTTAGATTTAATAAGGAAG GCAAAAATCTTGCACTATGGATCTATAAGTCTTATTACAGAACCATGCAAGTCCGCCCATATTGCAGCAGCAAAAGCTGCAAAGGAAGCTGATGTTGTTTTATCATATGATCCCAACCTCAGGCTTCCATTGTGGCCTTCTGCAAAGAGTGCCAGAGAAGGAATTTTGAGTATATGGGAGACTGCTGATATTATCAAG ATAAGTGAAGAAGAGATTTCTTTTCTTACAGAAGGAGAAGATCCTTTTGATGAAACTGTCGTTCGCAAATTGTACCATCCAAATCTTAATTTACTACTTGTCACTGAAGGGCCCGATGGTTGCAGATACTACACCAAG GAGTTCAGTGGAAGAGTTAAGGGTATGAAGGTAGACGCCGTGGACACAACAGGTGCGGGGGATGCATTTGTAGCTGGAATACTGTCCCAACTAGCAGTTGATCTCTCTTTGATTCAG AACGAGGACAAACTGAGAGATGCACTTCTGTTTGCTAATGCTTGTGGTGCTTCGACTGTGACTGGGAGAGGAGCTATTCCAGCTTTACCAACTAGAGAAGCTGTGCTGGATGTCATGCTCAAGTCTGTAGCCTAG